In one window of Juglans regia cultivar Chandler chromosome 3, Walnut 2.0, whole genome shotgun sequence DNA:
- the LOC109012685 gene encoding protein HIGH CHLOROPHYLL FLUORESCENCE PHENOTYPE 173, chloroplastic yields the protein MECCSMQVSSSLSSSILNVQGSSSPFSRKFSNKSFHPRLLSSPLPKPFLQLNDKPKSFVYRQSLASLSSRTNNGPVSAEAGKQSWDFGRFLKTLYFFNGPPSPAKFFEFLIEKLSSPSPSEPVKAMDTSGIILVAGATGGVGRRVVNILQKKGLPVRALVRNEEKARKMFSPDIDLIVGDITKESTLVPEYFKGVRKVINAVSVIVGPKEGDTPDRAKYSQGIKFFEPEIKGDSPEMVEYIGMKNLINAVKGSVGLRKGKLLFGFEDNNSRELAWGALDDVVMGGVSESTFQIDPIGSEIGGPTGLFKGVVSTANNGGFTSIRTRNFSVPEDVSAYDGLELRLKGDGRRYKMIVRTSSDWDTVGYTAGFDTVAGQWQSIRLPFSSLRPIFRARTVSDAPPFDPTNIVSLQLMFSKFEYDGRLNPTFVEGAFQLPVSSIRTYIKDPICPRFVHVGSAGVTRPGRPGLDLSKQPPAVRLNKELGFILTFKLKGEDLIRESGMPYAIIRPCALTEEPAGADLIFDQGDNITGKVSREEVARICVAALESTYACDKTFEVKSVIPFSEPFTVDPENPPPEKDYNIYFKTLKDGITGREILEESPVPV from the exons ATGGAATGCTGTTCTATGCAAGTATCGTCGTCTCTGTCTTCCTCTATTCTCAACGTTCAG GGCTCTTCATCTCCTTTCAGTAGAAAATTTTCGAACAAATCTTTCCATCCTCGGTTACTGTCCTCTCCACTACCTAAACCGTTTCTTCAACTTAATGACAAACCGAAGTCCTTTGTTTACAGACAAAGCTTAGCTTCTCTCTCTTCAAGAACAAATAACGGGCCTGTATCAGCAGAAGCTGGAAAGCAGAGTTGGGACTTTGGcagatttttaaaaactttatatttttttaatggaccCCCATCCCCTGCCAAG TTCTTTGAATTTCTGATTGAGAAACTATCCAGCCCATCACCCAGTGAGCCAGTAAAGGCCATGGATACTTCTGGTATTATCCTGGTAGCTGGAGCTACTGGTGGTGTGGGTAGAAGAGTAGTCAACATCTTACAGAAGAAAGGATTGCCAGTCCGAGCATTG GTCAGAAATGAAGAGAAGGCAAGAAAGATGTTCAGCCCAGATATTGACTTG ATTGTTGGAGACATTACTAAGGAGAGCACTCTGGTCCCTGAGTACTTCAAAGGAGTGAGGAAAGTTATTAATGCCGTTTCTGTCATTGTTGGTCCAAAGGAAGGGGACACTCCTGACAGGGCAAAATACAGCCAA GGAATCAAGTTCTTTGAACCGGAG ATAAAAGGTGATTCTCCTGAAATGGTGGAATACATTGGAATGAAAAATTTAATCAATGCTGTAAAAGGGAGTGTTGGACTTCGAAAGGGCAAACTACTCTTTGGATTTGAAG ATAATAACTCTAGAGAACTCGCTTGGGGTGCTCTAGATGATGTTGTAATGGGAGGAGTTAGTGAAAGCACATTTCAAATTGACCCAATAGGCAGTGAAATTGGTGGACCAACTGGCCTTTTCAAAG GTGTTGTCTCCACTGCTAACAATGGTGGCTTTACCAGTATCAGAACAAGG aatttttcagtcCCAGAAGATGTTTCTGCATATGATGGTTTGGAGCTTCGCCTTAAAGGTGACGGTCGCAGGTACAAAATGATTGTTCGCACTAGCAGTGATTGGGACACTGTTGGTTATACGGCAGGCTTTGACACTGTAGCAGGCCAATGGCAGTCA ATACGCTTGCCATTTTCTTCCTTGAGGCCTATATTTCGAGCACGAACTGTATCAGATGCCCCGCCCTTTGACCCAACCAATATTGTATCATTGCAG CTCATGTTCAGCAAGTTTGAGTATGATGGGAGATTGAATCCAACTTTTGTAGAAGGTGCATTTCAACTTCCTGTATCAAGCATTCGGACGTATATAAAGGATCCCATATGTCCAAG GTTTGTACATGTGGGCTCGGCTGGAGTTACCCGACCTGGGAGGCCTGGACTGGATCTGAGTAAACAACCTCCTGCTGTCCGCTTGAACAAGGAATTGGGTTTTATTCTCACATTCAAGTTGAAG GGGGAGGATTTAATACGGGAAAGTGGAATGCCGTATGCAATCATTAGGCCATGCGCATTGACTGAGGAGCCTGCTGGGGCAGATCTCATTTTTGACCAGGGAGACAATATAACA GGTAAGGTATCAAGGGAAGAGGTTGCTCGTATATGTGTTGCTGCTTTGGAAAGCACATACGCTTGTGACAAGACATTTGAG GTTAAAAGTGTCATTCCATTTAGTGAACCTTTCACAGTGGACCCTGAAAACCCGCCACCAGAGAAGGACTACAACATATATTTCAAAACTTTAAAGGATGGCATTACGGGGAGAGAAATCCTTGAAGAAAGTCCTGTTCCAGTGTGA